A genomic segment from Mycoplasmopsis arginini encodes:
- a CDS encoding cysteine hydrolase family protein, with protein MKKIIFVVDMLKGFCTIGPLASKDINNLVPNIAEFLEKNKEEKIVFLCDSHSKDDIEMESYPIHCLNNTDEAEIEDLLKPFAKEIINKNTTNSFLAIKDKSIFEDYDTFEIIGCCTDICVLQFALTLKTYLNSIHLNKDVIVFKNLVDTFDSENHNRKEYHDFALKLMANGGIIIK; from the coding sequence TTGAAAAAAATTATATTTGTTGTTGATATGTTGAAAGGTTTTTGCACAATTGGGCCTTTGGCAAGTAAAGATATAAATAATTTAGTTCCAAACATAGCCGAATTTCTAGAAAAAAACAAAGAAGAAAAGATTGTTTTTTTATGCGATTCACATTCAAAAGACGACATTGAAATGGAATCATATCCAATTCATTGTTTAAACAATACAGATGAAGCTGAAATTGAAGATTTACTAAAACCTTTTGCCAAGGAAATTATTAATAAAAATACTACAAATTCTTTTCTAGCAATTAAAGATAAATCAATTTTTGAAGATTATGATACTTTTGAGATTATAGGATGTTGTACAGATATTTGTGTTTTACAATTTGCCTTGACTTTAAAAACCTACTTAAATTCAATACATTTAAACAAAGATGTTATTGTTTTTAAAAATTTAGTTGATACTTTTGATTCTGAAAATCATAATAGAAAAGAATATCATGACTTTGCTTTAAAATTAATGGCAAATGGTGGAATAATTATTAAATAA
- a CDS encoding YlxR family protein, producing MKTDKKYSRKSIVDGKIYPVSQLVRFAKINNEFYFDPNLELEGRGTYCLDNQEQIDTLFKKHLLNKAFRQNIEESVYEKLRNEVNKWLSKKTIKELPM from the coding sequence ATGAAGACTGATAAAAAATATAGTCGTAAATCAATAGTTGATGGAAAAATTTATCCGGTTTCTCAACTTGTAAGATTTGCAAAAATAAATAATGAATTTTATTTTGATCCAAACTTAGAATTAGAAGGTCGTGGAACATATTGTCTTGATAATCAAGAACAAATTGATACTTTATTTAAAAAGCATTTACTAAATAAAGCATTTAGACAAAATATTGAAGAGTCAGTATATGAGAAATTAAGAAATGAGGTGAATAAATGGCTAAGCAAAAAAACAATAAAAGAACTTCCAATGTAG
- a CDS encoding YwaF family protein: MYKFIEGLSITWERPKAYGWFHLIFLFASILLATLMIFFIKKDKDNKIALWKLKIIIGLFWSILFVIEILKQLLAIGHNDTATKTWVYDIYNKTSFFPFVLCSTPLYVIPIYLFIPEGKVSEGILSYLGIFTLWMGGFVMFYPGDVFTTNRFISFHSIIYHSLLFSLGLFLTIRHTVRYHWKNFLAASLIFLILYSFAIIGNEIIYQLRDNEKFTWSKGINLFNMSHRKPNPMVSNINFLAKLKPWVLTILYIPFTFVGVFTLWNTMSGIGYLVKFIESKYKKNKQTQIINS, from the coding sequence ATGTATAAATTTATTGAAGGATTAAGTATAACTTGAGAACGCCCCAAAGCATATGGGTGATTTCATTTAATTTTTCTATTTGCTTCAATTTTATTAGCCACTTTAATGATATTTTTTATTAAAAAAGATAAAGATAATAAAATCGCACTTTGAAAATTAAAAATAATAATAGGGTTATTTTGGTCTATTTTATTTGTTATAGAAATTTTAAAACAATTATTGGCAATAGGACATAATGATACCGCAACAAAAACATGAGTATATGATATTTATAACAAAACATCATTTTTTCCTTTTGTTTTATGTTCAACCCCATTATATGTTATTCCGATATACTTATTTATTCCCGAAGGAAAAGTTAGTGAAGGCATTTTATCTTATCTTGGTATTTTTACATTATGAATGGGCGGATTTGTAATGTTTTATCCTGGTGATGTGTTTACTACAAATAGATTTATTTCATTTCACTCAATAATTTACCACTCTCTATTATTTTCTTTGGGTTTATTTTTAACTATAAGACATACTGTTAGATATCATTGAAAAAACTTTTTAGCTGCTTCACTTATTTTTCTAATTTTGTATAGTTTTGCAATTATTGGAAACGAAATAATTTATCAATTAAGAGACAACGAAAAATTTACTTGATCAAAGGGAATAAATTTATTTAATATGAGTCATAGAAAACCAAACCCTATGGTTTCAAATATTAATTTCTTAGCTAAATTAAAACCTTGAGTGTTAACAATTTTATATATTCCATTTACCTTTGTAGGTGTCTTTACTTTATGAAATACGATGAGTGGAATTGGTTACTTAGTAAAATTTATTGAATCAAAATATAAAAAAAATAAACAAACTCAGATAATTAACTCTTAA
- a CDS encoding nucleotidyltransferase: protein MLKIGVIAEFNPFHNGHIYLLNKIKEKYPNSKIIVALSSNYTQRGEIACASFAQRKKICKKYGVNKVIKLDFETSTQAAHIFAKGSIETLNKAGIDILFFGTSDSNNINKYIKAARLIKENESIYNQNVKKILKSGRSFIFACYESLKLFLKEEEIPKDILGFEYTKYIINNNLNIKLDCIQRSVAHGADKVNSFYASGTKLREMIKNGEDISKYSPLVIKKVKRIEDTYSKFQKIVRKLSANKLANIKLVSEGMENLFKKNIEAKTYQEFIDLCTSKRYTKSRIQRVYLYVLKKRFKKI from the coding sequence ATGTTAAAAATTGGTGTAATAGCTGAATTTAACCCATTTCATAATGGTCATATTTATTTATTAAACAAAATAAAAGAAAAATATCCTAACTCTAAAATTATTGTTGCTTTATCATCAAACTATACACAACGAGGCGAAATTGCTTGTGCTTCTTTTGCCCAAAGAAAAAAAATATGTAAAAAATATGGAGTTAATAAAGTTATTAAACTTGATTTTGAAACTTCAACGCAAGCAGCTCATATTTTTGCTAAAGGATCAATAGAAACATTAAATAAGGCAGGAATTGATATATTATTTTTTGGAACTTCAGATAGCAATAATATAAATAAATATATTAAAGCAGCGAGATTAATAAAAGAAAATGAATCCATTTATAACCAAAATGTTAAAAAGATTCTAAAGAGTGGTAGATCGTTTATTTTCGCTTGTTATGAATCTTTAAAATTATTTTTAAAAGAAGAAGAAATACCAAAAGATATTTTAGGTTTTGAGTATACAAAATATATTATTAATAATAATTTAAATATTAAGCTTGATTGTATTCAAAGATCTGTGGCACATGGCGCAGATAAAGTAAATTCATTTTATGCTTCAGGAACTAAATTAAGAGAAATGATAAAAAATGGTGAAGATATTTCAAAATACTCACCGTTAGTTATTAAAAAAGTAAAAAGAATTGAAGATACATATTCAAAATTTCAAAAAATAGTTCGAAAATTATCGGCTAATAAATTAGCTAATATTAAGCTCGTGAGTGAAGGAATGGAAAATCTTTTTAAAAAAAATATTGAAGCAAAAACTTATCAAGAATTTATTGATCTTTGTACATCTAAAAGGTATACTAAATCAAGAATACAAAGAGTATATTTATATGTTTTAAAAAAGAGATTTAAAAAAATATAG
- a CDS encoding 23S rRNA (pseudouridine(1915)-N(3))-methyltransferase RlmH yields the protein MKINLIAVGSLSSDNKKIYDSYIKKISFLATINLIEIKEVVNENIEIKIAKETELILSKIPKNSKVIYLSLKGKQMTSEEFSDLFIEDNLTFIVGGSNGVDESKFNNKISFSKMTFPHQMFRLMLIEQIYRGLAIKKNIKYHK from the coding sequence ATGAAAATTAATTTAATAGCAGTTGGATCACTAAGTAGTGATAACAAAAAAATATACGATTCTTATATTAAAAAAATAAGTTTTTTAGCAACAATAAATTTAATTGAAATTAAAGAGGTTGTTAATGAAAATATTGAAATAAAAATTGCTAAAGAAACTGAATTAATTTTAAGTAAAATACCAAAGAATTCAAAAGTTATTTATTTATCATTAAAAGGAAAACAAATGACCAGCGAAGAATTTTCAGATCTTTTTATTGAAGATAATTTAACTTTTATCGTTGGCGGATCAAATGGTGTTGATGAAAGTAAATTTAATAATAAAATTTCTTTTTCGAAAATGACTTTTCCCCATCAAATGTTTCGTTTAATGCTAATCGAACAAATTTATCGTGGCCTGGCAATTAAAAAAAATATTAAGTATCATAAATAA
- the infB gene encoding translation initiation factor IF-2: protein MAKQKNNKRTSNVENIKEKLNTVETKVQDGVFIFSGPMTVGDFSNKINQTAAKVLTYYFKKGIMKTINTFLNEEEIAELCLNYDLDFKKEETVDAENLFDKLEVINDPKDLFSRPPIVTIMGHVDHGKTTLIDQIRKSNILSTEFGGITQHTGAYQVEYNGRKITFLDTPGHEAFTEMRSRGAKVTDIVIIVVAADDGVKPQTVEAIDHAKAANVPIIIFVNKMDKPGVDVERIKSQLSEHDIVCEEWGGQNQFIYGSAMLNQNIDLLLESIFLQADLLDLKANLNRDPFGTIIESKIDKGRGVVSTVIVENGTLLPRDFIVAGGQYGNIRSLTSVEGKPLTKVLPGTPCVITGLNKNPLSGDRFIVISDEKFAKKLAEEKSFINKQKELSEKNSFSIKDGQKTLNIIIKTDVQGTAEAIKQTLSKLRNDEISLNVIRATAGELTKADLLLAETSNSRVYLFNINASSEIKKLAENKKIKIASHNIIYKIVEELEAIMNTLKEPVYEERQIGLASVIQLFFYSKVGTIAGCKMLEGQVKEFCKVEVFRKGKSIYKGSISSLKREKNDVKVVEKGFDFGTHIKDFDKIEVDDELKFYEDVLV from the coding sequence ATGGCTAAGCAAAAAAACAATAAAAGAACTTCCAATGTAGAAAATATTAAGGAGAAATTAAATACAGTTGAAACAAAAGTACAAGACGGTGTATTTATTTTTAGTGGCCCTATGACTGTTGGAGATTTTAGTAATAAAATTAATCAAACAGCAGCTAAAGTTTTAACTTACTATTTCAAAAAAGGAATCATGAAAACAATCAACACTTTTCTTAATGAAGAAGAAATAGCTGAGTTATGTTTAAATTATGATCTTGACTTTAAAAAAGAAGAAACTGTTGATGCTGAGAATTTATTTGATAAATTAGAAGTTATTAATGATCCAAAAGATTTATTTTCAAGACCACCTATTGTTACAATTATGGGGCATGTTGACCATGGTAAAACAACATTAATTGATCAGATTAGAAAAAGTAATATCCTTTCAACCGAATTTGGTGGAATTACCCAACATACTGGTGCTTACCAAGTTGAATATAATGGTAGAAAAATAACTTTTTTGGATACACCTGGCCATGAGGCATTTACTGAAATGCGTTCTAGAGGAGCAAAGGTTACTGATATTGTTATTATTGTAGTTGCTGCTGATGACGGTGTTAAACCTCAAACAGTTGAAGCAATTGATCACGCTAAGGCTGCAAATGTTCCAATAATAATATTTGTTAACAAAATGGATAAACCCGGAGTGGACGTAGAAAGAATTAAGAGCCAATTAAGCGAACATGATATTGTTTGTGAAGAATGAGGCGGACAAAACCAATTTATTTATGGTTCTGCTATGTTAAATCAAAACATCGACTTATTATTAGAGTCAATTTTCTTACAAGCAGATTTATTAGACTTAAAAGCTAACTTAAATCGAGATCCATTTGGAACAATTATTGAATCAAAAATTGATAAAGGTAGAGGTGTAGTTTCGACAGTTATTGTTGAAAACGGAACATTACTACCACGTGATTTTATTGTTGCCGGTGGTCAATATGGAAATATTAGAAGTCTAACTTCAGTTGAAGGTAAGCCTTTAACAAAAGTTTTACCTGGAACTCCTTGTGTAATTACAGGTTTAAATAAAAACCCATTATCTGGAGATAGATTTATTGTTATTAGTGATGAAAAATTTGCAAAAAAATTAGCTGAAGAAAAATCTTTTATTAATAAGCAAAAAGAATTAAGTGAAAAAAATTCATTCTCAATTAAAGATGGACAAAAAACTTTAAATATTATTATTAAAACTGACGTTCAAGGAACAGCTGAAGCAATTAAGCAAACTTTATCAAAATTAAGAAATGATGAAATTTCACTTAATGTTATTCGTGCAACAGCTGGTGAATTAACCAAGGCTGATTTATTATTAGCCGAAACTTCAAATTCACGTGTTTATTTATTTAATATTAACGCATCAAGTGAAATTAAAAAATTAGCAGAAAATAAGAAAATTAAAATCGCTTCACACAACATTATTTATAAAATAGTTGAAGAATTAGAAGCAATCATGAATACATTAAAAGAACCAGTTTATGAAGAAAGACAAATTGGACTTGCAAGCGTTATTCAATTATTCTTTTATTCAAAAGTTGGAACAATTGCTGGATGTAAAATGTTAGAAGGGCAAGTAAAAGAATTTTGTAAGGTTGAAGTGTTTAGAAAAGGTAAAAGTATTTATAAAGGTTCAATAAGTTCTCTTAAAAGAGAAAAGAATGATGTTAAAGTTGTAGAAAAAGGTTTCGATTTTGGTACTCACATCAAAGATTTTGATAAAATAGAAGTAGATGACGAATTAAAATTTTATGAGGATGTATTAGTTTAA
- a CDS encoding helix-hairpin-helix domain-containing protein, protein MVDISIKNVAKKLNIKDEQVKETLTLLSEGATIPFISRYRKEVTGGLDEEQVAQISELYEYDVELLKRKDYVKKVLDEKKLLDPEISKKIDLAQTKQEVENIYEPFKVGKKTKATEALALGLGALADLIMSNKEENFNVYCEANKYVNGDTLKDTEQVIEQTKFIIAQNISQDISVREYVKSQLFNYGSIVTKKKNTEDEKETFKQYYDYSERVKSIPNHRVLAITRGEDKKILSYTIEFNEKVIIYYLNNKFFINKRTAKIVIEAIKDALDRLIFPSIIREIKTDLFERAEKEAIEIFAQNLEDLLLSPATKNKSILSIDPGYTNGCKCAMLDGNGNYLEGFIIYPHGSSKEKFIEAVKKINQILNKYSVDLIVIGNGTASRETEEFVDKLLTLRREKNLNLETKFAIVSEVGASVYSASKIAQEEFPDLELEFRSAINIGRKFQDPLNELIKIDPKSLGVGQYQHDVNQKQLASKLSFKVDKAVNMVGVDLNTATKYILEYVSGLSKTIAQNIVDYRNENGSFKSRNELKKVKGLGPKAYEQSVGFLRIYDSKVFYDKTNIHPDLYDLADRVVKELSLDLKNIDKEVLLSTNKKELSQELGVSQYDIDLIIDSLLMPGKDIREDKPGFIVNDKILKFEDIQVGQEIIGQVQNITNFGVFAYIGLKENVLIHIKNMKKTDNHFINHPSELVSIGDNLNIKIIDIDRNNNKIQGKIIWK, encoded by the coding sequence ATGGTTGATATATCAATAAAAAATGTTGCGAAAAAATTAAATATTAAGGATGAACAAGTTAAAGAAACACTTACATTATTAAGCGAAGGGGCGACAATTCCTTTTATTTCACGTTATAGAAAAGAAGTAACAGGCGGATTAGATGAAGAACAAGTTGCACAAATTAGCGAACTATATGAATATGATGTTGAACTTTTAAAAAGAAAAGATTACGTTAAAAAAGTTCTTGATGAAAAGAAACTTTTAGACCCTGAAATTAGTAAAAAAATTGATTTAGCACAAACTAAACAAGAAGTCGAAAATATTTATGAACCTTTTAAAGTCGGAAAGAAAACAAAAGCAACAGAAGCTTTAGCTTTAGGTCTTGGTGCACTAGCTGATTTAATAATGAGTAATAAAGAAGAAAACTTTAATGTTTATTGTGAAGCCAATAAATATGTTAACGGTGATACTTTAAAAGATACTGAGCAAGTTATCGAACAAACTAAATTTATTATCGCCCAAAATATTTCTCAAGATATTTCAGTTCGTGAATATGTAAAAAGTCAATTGTTTAATTATGGAAGCATTGTAACTAAAAAGAAAAATACTGAGGATGAGAAAGAAACATTTAAACAATATTATGACTATAGTGAAAGAGTAAAAAGTATTCCAAACCACCGTGTTTTAGCAATCACTCGTGGTGAAGACAAAAAAATATTGTCATATACAATAGAGTTTAATGAAAAAGTAATTATTTATTATTTGAATAACAAGTTTTTTATTAACAAAAGAACTGCAAAAATTGTTATCGAAGCAATAAAAGATGCCTTAGATCGTTTAATTTTTCCTTCAATAATAAGAGAAATTAAAACAGATTTATTTGAAAGAGCAGAAAAAGAAGCAATTGAAATTTTTGCACAAAATTTAGAAGATTTATTATTATCTCCAGCTACTAAAAATAAAAGTATTTTGTCAATTGACCCAGGTTATACTAATGGTTGCAAATGTGCAATGTTAGATGGGAATGGAAATTATCTAGAAGGTTTCATCATTTACCCTCACGGAAGTTCAAAAGAAAAGTTTATTGAAGCAGTTAAAAAAATAAATCAAATTTTAAATAAATACTCAGTAGATTTAATTGTGATTGGAAACGGAACCGCTAGCCGTGAAACAGAAGAGTTTGTTGATAAATTATTAACCTTAAGAAGAGAAAAGAACTTGAATTTAGAAACAAAATTTGCTATCGTAAGTGAAGTGGGCGCATCAGTTTATTCAGCTTCAAAGATTGCTCAAGAAGAATTCCCTGATCTTGAATTAGAATTTAGATCAGCAATAAACATTGGAAGAAAATTTCAAGACCCATTAAATGAGTTAATTAAAATTGACCCAAAATCATTAGGTGTTGGTCAATACCAACACGACGTCAACCAGAAACAATTAGCATCGAAATTATCTTTTAAAGTTGATAAGGCAGTTAATATGGTTGGAGTTGATTTAAATACAGCAACTAAATATATTCTAGAATATGTTTCGGGCTTATCAAAAACCATAGCACAAAACATTGTTGATTATCGTAATGAAAATGGTTCTTTTAAATCTAGAAATGAATTAAAAAAAGTTAAAGGCTTAGGACCAAAAGCTTATGAACAATCTGTTGGTTTTTTAAGAATTTATGATTCAAAAGTTTTCTATGATAAAACAAATATTCATCCTGATTTATATGATTTGGCTGACCGTGTAGTAAAAGAATTATCTTTAGACTTAAAAAATATTGATAAGGAAGTTTTACTATCAACTAATAAAAAAGAACTGTCACAAGAGCTTGGCGTAAGTCAATATGATATTGATTTGATTATTGATTCATTATTAATGCCTGGGAAAGATATTAGAGAAGACAAGCCTGGTTTTATCGTTAATGATAAAATTTTAAAATTTGAAGACATTCAAGTTGGGCAAGAAATTATCGGACAAGTTCAAAACATTACTAATTTTGGTGTATTTGCTTACATTGGATTAAAAGAAAATGTTTTAATTCATATTAAAAACATGAAAAAAACTGATAATCATTTTATTAATCACCCAAGTGAATTAGTTTCAATTGGTGATAACTTAAATATTAAAATTATTGATATAGATAGAAACAACAATAAAATCCAAGGTAAAATAATTTGAAAATAA
- the nusA gene encoding transcription termination factor NusA: MSVKSSESELKASQIFNAIYNVSQIKKIDEEAVIQLFKRAVEQVILGQYDPDAELEFIIDRDKKQFKIINHTKIVTEEPKTDEEKDNFCTCIEITVKEAQAINPSAEVGDMISDEIDFERFHKRDYQKILSIFNQQIRELEKQMTFEKYSQLIGNIVKAKITNITKTGTLMEFYDGTVAYMPPSTTNLRLLANLRPGDLLDVYIEEVKPESKNAQVLVSSVESKLLNKLFEQEIPEVAAGYVEIVKVVRIPGERSKVAIRKTESAPFALEELGTVIGKNHERIEVISKQLKNEKIDVVLYNDDKKKFVMNAVSPSRVIDIVEREDSTPQFNSFTVIVPNAHHTLAIGKKGQNVRLASELTKSRLEIISQDQADQLQIKYSFENANITEEEAKLKYEGKRLNLKSITTRKNPRKSNDSILDSTFNISEFDQDLAELRQKAQQTDQVFEKQLYDSISDEDIEKTWLDMQNELNNSDSEIDDLLDVYSEDIKEVEIKDKAQIEADYEKITSTKMKDFKKDDDLSAGLEDLDLGDLDNEDW; encoded by the coding sequence ATGAGTGTTAAATCAAGTGAATCAGAACTAAAAGCAAGCCAAATATTTAATGCTATTTATAATGTTTCACAAATTAAAAAAATCGATGAAGAAGCAGTTATTCAATTATTTAAAAGAGCGGTTGAACAAGTTATTCTTGGTCAATACGATCCTGATGCTGAACTTGAGTTTATTATTGATCGTGATAAGAAACAATTTAAAATCATTAACCATACCAAAATTGTTACTGAAGAACCTAAAACTGATGAAGAAAAAGATAACTTTTGTACATGCATAGAAATAACAGTAAAGGAAGCACAAGCAATTAACCCTTCTGCAGAAGTAGGAGATATGATTTCTGATGAAATAGATTTTGAAAGATTTCACAAAAGAGATTATCAAAAAATTCTAAGTATCTTCAACCAACAAATTAGAGAATTAGAAAAACAAATGACTTTTGAAAAATATAGTCAATTAATTGGAAACATTGTTAAGGCAAAAATTACTAACATCACTAAAACTGGAACATTAATGGAATTTTATGATGGCACAGTTGCATATATGCCACCCTCAACAACTAACTTGAGACTTTTAGCTAATTTAAGACCCGGTGATTTATTAGATGTTTATATTGAAGAAGTTAAACCTGAATCTAAAAACGCACAAGTTTTAGTTTCTTCTGTAGAATCAAAACTTTTAAATAAATTATTTGAACAAGAAATTCCCGAAGTTGCGGCTGGATATGTAGAAATTGTTAAAGTTGTTAGAATACCTGGCGAAAGATCAAAAGTTGCAATTAGAAAAACCGAAAGTGCACCATTTGCGTTAGAAGAACTTGGTACAGTAATTGGTAAAAACCATGAAAGAATCGAAGTAATTTCTAAACAATTAAAGAATGAAAAAATTGACGTTGTTTTATATAACGATGATAAGAAAAAATTTGTTATGAATGCTGTTAGCCCTTCGAGAGTAATTGACATTGTTGAAAGAGAAGATTCAACTCCACAGTTTAATAGTTTCACTGTTATTGTTCCAAATGCACATCATACATTAGCAATTGGTAAAAAAGGTCAAAATGTTAGATTGGCTTCAGAACTAACAAAAAGTCGCTTAGAAATTATTAGTCAAGATCAAGCGGATCAGTTGCAAATTAAATATTCATTTGAAAATGCTAATATTACTGAAGAAGAAGCAAAATTAAAATACGAAGGTAAAAGACTTAATCTTAAATCAATTACAACAAGAAAAAATCCTAGAAAATCAAATGATTCAATTTTAGATTCAACATTTAATATTTCGGAATTTGATCAGGATTTAGCAGAACTAAGACAAAAGGCTCAACAAACTGATCAAGTTTTTGAAAAACAGTTATATGATTCAATTTCGGATGAAGATATTGAAAAAACATGATTAGATATGCAAAATGAACTTAATAATTCTGATTCAGAAATCGATGACTTATTAGATGTATATTCAGAAGATATTAAAGAAGTAGAAATTAAAGATAAGGCTCAAATCGAAGCTGACTATGAAAAAATTACATCAACTAAAATGAAGGACTTTAAGAAGGACGATGATTTAAGTGCTGGATTAGAAGATCTTGATTTAGGTGATTTAGACAATGAAGACTGATAA
- the rbfA gene encoding 30S ribosome-binding factor RbfA, with translation MNTIVHERKSQLLLELIGNSFFELKDFDVTNIAINDVILSNDGSHAKVYITLFKDKERYFDKVTSMTPFIRSVVAKSWKYKKLPELVFLIDQVEPEAARIEKILKEIK, from the coding sequence ATGAACACAATTGTACACGAAAGAAAAAGCCAATTATTATTAGAATTAATTGGAAATAGTTTTTTTGAATTAAAAGATTTTGATGTAACAAACATCGCCATCAACGACGTTATTTTATCAAATGACGGTTCACACGCCAAAGTATACATTACTTTATTTAAAGATAAAGAAAGATACTTTGACAAAGTGACTTCAATGACGCCATTTATTCGTTCTGTTGTCGCTAAAAGTTGAAAATACAAAAAATTACCAGAATTAGTATTTTTAATTGATCAAGTGGAACCAGAAGCTGCAAGAATTGAAAAAATATTAAAAGAAATCAAGTAG
- the mnmG gene encoding tRNA uridine-5-carboxymethylaminomethyl(34) synthesis enzyme MnmG, whose product MNNMYDAIVIGGGHAGIEATFALAKRNLKVALITLNTNKLAMLPCNPSIGGSAKGIITREIDALGGVQGIFADMAMIQIKMLNTSKGPAVWSLRAQIDKEKYSEIILEAIKKEPNITLIEDEVSDLIVENKKCLGVKTLANGELFAKATVMTTGVYMNSRILRGKDIKNDGPDGEKNSSTLSQNLAKYGFEIQRLKTGTPCRIYTDSIDFSKVEKEVLDKTELCFSSRSNIKLDEQTSCFLTHTTLKTKEIVLKNLDKSSLYSGIIIGVGPRYCPSIEDKIVRFQDKDTHHVFFEPETSKGDIMYINGLSTSMPVDVQDEMIRSVPGLENCRIQKYGYAIEYDAINPLNLYKSLESKIVENFFSAGQPNGTSGYEEAAAQGLIAGINAANKIQNMPSMEIKRSDAYIGVLIDDIVTKGTTEPYRMLTSRAEYRLLLRNDNVDERLVQYAYDNKMITKDEYEKVITKYQDIQNKIEELKNQYISSKSDLGIKYNVVNGQSYLKLLSNPEVDPVDILGENYPYINEITIQVRLFGYLKKQESAAEKMIRLENLRLPENLDYSLVDNLATEARQKLEKIRPTTIGQATRISGINPADIQMLMFYLNNRKK is encoded by the coding sequence ATGAATAATATGTATGACGCTATCGTAATTGGTGGTGGACATGCCGGAATCGAAGCAACTTTCGCATTAGCAAAAAGAAATCTAAAAGTAGCTTTAATTACTTTAAACACTAACAAACTAGCAATGTTACCTTGCAACCCTTCAATAGGTGGATCAGCAAAAGGGATTATTACCCGTGAAATTGATGCCCTGGGAGGAGTACAGGGTATTTTTGCTGATATGGCAATGATTCAAATTAAAATGCTTAACACCTCAAAAGGTCCAGCTGTATGATCACTGCGGGCACAAATTGATAAAGAAAAATATTCAGAAATAATTTTAGAAGCAATTAAGAAAGAACCAAATATTACTTTAATTGAGGATGAAGTTTCTGATTTAATTGTTGAAAATAAAAAATGTCTTGGTGTTAAAACTCTAGCAAATGGTGAATTATTTGCAAAAGCCACAGTTATGACCACTGGTGTTTATATGAATTCACGTATTTTACGTGGAAAAGATATCAAAAATGATGGTCCTGATGGCGAAAAAAATAGTTCAACATTATCACAAAATTTAGCTAAATACGGTTTTGAAATTCAAAGACTAAAAACTGGAACACCTTGTCGTATTTATACTGATAGTATCGATTTTTCTAAAGTCGAAAAAGAGGTTTTGGATAAAACAGAATTATGCTTTTCAAGCAGAAGCAATATTAAATTAGATGAACAAACATCTTGTTTTCTAACACACACAACTTTAAAAACTAAAGAAATAGTTTTAAAAAATCTAGATAAAAGTTCGTTATATTCGGGAATTATTATTGGTGTTGGCCCAAGATATTGTCCAAGTATCGAAGATAAAATTGTAAGATTTCAGGATAAAGATACTCATCATGTCTTTTTTGAACCTGAAACTTCAAAAGGTGACATTATGTATATTAATGGTTTATCTACATCAATGCCAGTTGATGTCCAAGATGAAATGATTAGATCTGTTCCTGGTTTAGAAAATTGCCGTATTCAAAAATATGGTTATGCTATTGAATATGACGCTATTAATCCTTTAAATTTATATAAATCATTAGAGTCAAAAATAGTTGAAAACTTCTTTTCAGCTGGTCAACCTAATGGAACAAGTGGATATGAAGAAGCCGCTGCTCAAGGATTAATTGCTGGAATAAATGCTGCAAATAAGATTCAAAATATGCCTTCTATGGAAATAAAAAGAAGTGATGCCTATATTGGGGTTTTAATTGATGATATTGTTACAAAAGGAACAACAGAACCTTACCGTATGTTAACAAGTCGTGCAGAATATCGTTTATTACTAAGAAATGATAACGTTGATGAAAGATTAGTTCAATATGCATATGATAATAAAATGATTACTAAAGATGAGTATGAAAAAGTAATTACAAAATATCAAGATATCCAAAACAAGATTGAAGAGTTAAAAAATCAATACATTTCTTCAAAAAGCGATTTGGGAATTAAATATAATGTTGTTAATGGACAATCATACTTAAAATTACTTTCAAACCCAGAAGTAGACCCAGTTGATATTCTTGGCGAAAATTATCCATATATTAATGAGATTACCATTCAAGTTAGATTATTTGGATATTTAAAAAAACAAGAAAGTGCTGCCGAAAAAATGATTCGTTTAGAAAATCTAAGATTACCTGAAAATTTAGATTACTCTCTAGTAGATAATTTAGCTACCGAAGCAAGACAAAAACTTGAAAAAATTCGTCCAACAACAATCGGACAAGCAACACGTATTAGTGGAATAAATCCTGCCGATATTCAAATGTTAATGTTTTATTTAAATAACCGTAAAAAATAA